In the Anguilla anguilla isolate fAngAng1 chromosome 7, fAngAng1.pri, whole genome shotgun sequence genome, one interval contains:
- the si:ch73-352p4.8 gene encoding cystine/glutamate transporter has protein sequence MQCSDAGGTSGAAGEAKGGSETLYLRRSVNLLAAISFITGTVVGSGIFIAPKGVLMNSGSVGLSLLVWALCGVLSTFGALCYAELGTTFKKSGGHYTYLLETLGPLPAFLRLWVEFILVRPAVASVVCLAFGRYVVEAFFSPCPAPSVLVKLIGILGLTLVVAVNCWSVTLASRTQITLTFIKMFALVLIIVPGIWALARGQTENFQNAFDSGTLTLNKLPLAFYSGLYAYSGWFYLNFITEEVIDPNRNIPLSIIVSMVTVTVCYVMVNVSYYTVMTGEELLVSDAVAVTFAGRALQGIASVIPVLVALSCLGALHGGFFVAPRMLFVGAREGHWPALFSMIHVRRHTPLPAVLLLYPLVVLMVARGELFQLVNFASFSRWLFIAMATLGMLIHRYRFPQIPRPFKVPQAIAVSFTVVCFFIVGLSLYSDPWNTGGSCAITLSGVPVYYLTVHRPRLPPSWMTAINFCSRQLQILMEVAQQEVKTY, from the exons ATGCAGTGCTCAGACGCGGGAGGCACGTCAGGTGCGGCGGGCGAGGCCAAGGGGGGCAGTGAAACGCTGTACCTGCGCAGGAGCGTCAACTTGCTGGCGGCCATCTCCTTCATCACCGGCACGGTGGTGGGCAGCGGCATCTTCATCGCACCCAAGGGTGTGCTGATGAACAGTGGCAGCGTTGGGCTGTCTCTGTTGGTTTGGGCTCTGTGTGGTGTCCTTTCCACCTTTG GGGCTCTGTGCTATGCAGAACTAGGCACCACATTTAAAAAGTCTGGGGGCCACTACACCTACCTTCTGGAGACCCTGGGACCCCTGCCAGCCTTCCTGCGACTCTGGGTGGAGTTCATTCTTGTCAG GCCTGCAGTGGCCTCTGTGGTGTGCCTGGCATTTGGCCGCTACGTGGTGGAAGCCTTCTTTTCTCCCTGTCCCGCACCTTCAGTCCTGGTCAAACTCATCGGAATTCTTGGATTGA CATTAGTGGTGGCAGTAAACTGCTGGAGCGTGACTTTAGCCTCTAGGACCCAGATCACCCTCACCTTCATCAAGATGTTTGCCCTGGTCCTCATCATTGTCCCGGGTATCTGGGCACTTGCCAGAG GACAGACAGAAAACTTCCAAAATGCATTCGATTCTGGAACCTTGACCTTGAACAAGCTGCCACTGGCATTCTACTCTGGCCTCTATGCCTATTCTGGATG gttttatttgaatttcattaCAGAAGAGGTCATTGATCCTAACAG AAACATCCCACTGTCAATCATCGTATCCATGGTAACCGTAACTGTGTGCTATGTTATGGTCAATGTGTCATACTACACGGTGATGACAGGAGAGGAGCTGCTGGTGTCGGACGCTGTAGCTGTG ACTTTTGCAGGTCGTGCTTTGCAAGGCATCGCCTCGGTGATCCCAGTATTGGTGGCTCTTTCCTGTCTGGGGGCTCTACATGGGGGCTTTTTTGTGGCACCCAG GATGCTGTTTGTGGGGGCCAGGGAGGGGCATTGGCCAGCTCTGTTCTCCATGATCCATGTCCGCAGACACACACCCTTGCCTGCTGTGCTACTGCTG TACCCGCTGGTAGTGCTGATGGTGGCAAGAGGAGAGCTCTTCCAGTTGGTCAACTTTGCCTCCTTCTCCCGCTGGCTCTtcattgccatggcaaccctgGGGATGCTTATCCATCGTTACCGCTTCCCTCAAATACCAAGACCCTTCAAG GTGCCTCAGGCCATTGCAGTTTCCTTCACGGTGGTGTGCTTCTTCATAGTGGGACTGTCTCTGTACTCTGACCCCTGGAACACAGGGGGTAGCTGTGCCATCACCTTGTCCGGAGTGCCTGTGTACTACCTGACTGTACATCGGCCACGCCTGCCCCCCAGCTGGATGACAGCCATCA ACTTCTGCAGTAGGCAGCTCCAGATCCTGATGGAGGTGGCTCAGCAGGAGGTCAAAACATACTGA